The genomic window CTGAGATGATTTATAGTCACGTTTCAGAAGCTAAGCTGTATGATAAAAAGGATGTTGCCACCAGTGTCTATCTTGCTTTAATGAATTTCGGACTTGATCTTGTGATGAAAGCTTTTGCCATGGGTGTCATGTTTTTCTTTTACAATCACAGGCTTTTTTCATGGGATTTTACGATTTGGTATTGGCTGATCTGCTTTGTTGTGACAGATTTTGCTTACTATGTTTTACACTATGTAGATCATCATTCCAGGGCGTTTTGGGCGGTTCATATTACGCATCACAATTCAGAATATTTTAATCTGACAACAGGTTTCAGAAGTCCTGTTTTACAGCCGCTATACAGATATTTATACTTTTCTCCATTGGCTTTTTTAGGGTTTAATCCTTGGCATATTATGGTCGTGTATGCGATCGGTCAGGTGTACGGAACTTGGGTTCATACGCAGACCGTGAAGAGTATGGGAATTCTTGAATATGTTTTGGTAACGCCTTCTCATCACCGTGTTCATCACGCCTGCAACATCAAATATCTTGACAGAAACATGGGAATGTGCCTTATTATCTGGGACAAAATTTTCGGAACTTTTGAAAAAGAAGACCCCAACGTTCCGGTAAAGTATGGAATTTATCCAAAAATGCCGGATAATAAACCGGATACCGTTCTTTTGTATGAATGGAGAAAAATTTGGAAAGATATTAAACAACCAGGTTTAAAATTTTCAGACAGAATTAATTATATCTTCAATTCTCCGGGATGGCGACACGACGGAACTGGAAAAACGGTACGACAATATCAAAAAGATTATTGGGCGAAAAAAAATAAGAAAAAAGAAGACATTCAGAAGAAATCTGCTTGATTTTTTTTTAACACAAATGGCACTAATATTTTCACAAATCGCACAAAGTTTTAAACATAAATTACACAATTTTTCACTTCAACGGTTTCATAAAATCAATAAAAATCAATATTAATATCGATAGGAGCAGGCTTTAGCCCACTATCACTTTAAGAATAATCATTTGGCTTTAGCCAAAACCTAAAATACAAAACATCAACCCTTTGCTGAGTGAAATTGAAGATTCGATGTAGTCAAATGCCTTTGCGAACGAAAAATCAATACAATAATTTAAATAAAAACCTCTGCGTTAAAATAGATTCTTCCTTCGTCAAAATGACAAAAAGAACGTCTAAGTTTTATATAAATATTGGTGAAAATTAGTGCAAAGATTAGTGCAATTTGTGTTTAAATAAATATTTTTACCCTATGAAAAAGTTATCCCTCATAATAGCCATCACTATTTCCACATTCTCCTTTTCGCAGCAATCTGATCAATTGAAAATCAGAAAGCACAGAATTAGTTATTTAAATGA from Chryseobacterium wanjuense includes these protein-coding regions:
- a CDS encoding sterol desaturase family protein, whose amino-acid sequence is MMDYFMDENGLESVYSWAIPIHATIILAEMIYSHVSEAKLYDKKDVATSVYLALMNFGLDLVMKAFAMGVMFFFYNHRLFSWDFTIWYWLICFVVTDFAYYVLHYVDHHSRAFWAVHITHHNSEYFNLTTGFRSPVLQPLYRYLYFSPLAFLGFNPWHIMVVYAIGQVYGTWVHTQTVKSMGILEYVLVTPSHHRVHHACNIKYLDRNMGMCLIIWDKIFGTFEKEDPNVPVKYGIYPKMPDNKPDTVLLYEWRKIWKDIKQPGLKFSDRINYIFNSPGWRHDGTGKTVRQYQKDYWAKKNKKKEDIQKKSA